Proteins co-encoded in one Setaria viridis chromosome 9, Setaria_viridis_v4.0, whole genome shotgun sequence genomic window:
- the LOC117836145 gene encoding uncharacterized protein, translated as MVSLQSALLPEANKRRPCLSLVGGAVASTATSKKRKRDGSDDDGENSRGEVVDGIELNFDAAPLPPEWQRCLDIQSGQIHYYNTRTQKRTLKDPRGEQDFRAAPAADDDEEESANCAPPGLDLELNLTFSPRRPSAPEKKKPKPASPPPAAAQRRQPAEAEDSREMVAAVCVRCHMLVMMCRASPACPNCKFLHTPSRAAPPSPPPEPETAPLKLGLQLLCCRD; from the exons ATGGTGTCCCTGCAGTCGGCGCTCCTGCCGGAGGCCAACAAGCGGCGGCCGTGCCTCTCCCTCgtgggcggcgccgtcgcctccaccgccaccagcaAGAAGCGGAAGCGGGacggcagcgacgacgacggcgagaaCAGCCGCGGCGAGGTCGTGGACGGGATCGAGCTCAATTTCGACGCTGCGCCACTGCCACCCGAGTGGCAACGCTGCCTCGACATCCAG TCGGGGCAGATCCACTACTACAACACGAGGACGCAGAAGCGGACGTTGAAGGACCCGAGAGGCGAGCAGGActtccgcgccgcgcccgccgccgacgacgacgaggaggagtcGGCGAACTGCGCGCCGCCGGGGCTGGACCTGGAGCTGAACCTCACGTTctcgccgcgccggccgtcCGCTCCCGAGAAGAAGAAGCCCAAGCCAGCTTCGCCACCGCCAGCTGCAGCACAGCGGCGACAGCCCGCGGAGGCCGAGGACAGCCGGGAGATGGTCGCGGCGGTGTGCGTGCGGTGCCACATGCTGGTGATGATGTGCCGCGCCAGCCCCGCGTGCCCCAACTGCAAGTTCCTGCACACGCCGAGCCGGGCCGCGccaccttcgccgccgccggagcccgagACGGCGCCCCTCAAGCTCGGCCTCCAGCTGCTCTGCTGCAGGGACTAG